One window of the Serinus canaria isolate serCan28SL12 chromosome 9, serCan2020, whole genome shotgun sequence genome contains the following:
- the SEC62 gene encoding translocation protein SEC62 has protein sequence MAERRRHRKRVQEVGEPFKEEKAVAKYMRFNCPTKSTNMMGHRVDYFIASKAVDCLLDSKWAKAKKGEEALFTTRESVVDYCNRLLKKQFFHRALKVMKMKPDKDTKKEKEKGKAESGKEEEKKSKKESGKDEKTKKEKEKEKKKDGEKDECKKDDTPGTPKKKETKRKFKLEPHEDQVFLDGNEVYVWIYDPVHFKTFAMGLVLVIAVIAATLFPLWPAEMRVGVYYLSVGAGCFVASILLLAVARCILFLIIWLITGGRHHFWFLPNLTADVGFIDSFRPLYTHEYKGPKADLKKEEKAESKKQQKYDSEEKSDSEKKEEEDGKTEGTRNSGTDGSGGERHSDTDSDRREDDRSQHSSGNGNDFEMITKEELEQQTDEGDCEEEEEEDTESGPSHGKS, from the exons GAAGTTGGTGAGCCATTCAAGGAGGAGAAGGCTGTTGCTAAATACATGCGCTTCAACTGTCCAACAAAATCCACCAACATGATGGGCCACCGAGTTGATTATTTTATTG cTTCGAAAGCCGTGGATTGCCTCCTGGATTCTAAATGGgcaaaggcaaagaaaggagaggaggcTCTCTTTACAACCCGAGAGTCTGTAGTTGATTACTGTAACAG acTCCTGAAAAAACAGTTCTTTCATCGAGCGTTGAAAGTGATGAAAATGAAACCTGACAAGGAtaccaagaaagaaaaggaaaaaggaaaggctgagagtgggaaagaagaggagaaaaagagcaagaaggaaagtggcaaagatgaaaaaacgaagaaggagaaagaaaaggaaaagaagaaggatgGTGAAAAAGATGAGTGTAAGAAG GATGACACCCCAGGAACAcccaagaaaaaggaaactaaGAGGAAATTTAAACTGGAGCCACATGAAGATCAAGTTTTCTTGGATGGAAATGAG GTCTACGTGTGGATCTATGACCCTGTTCACTTTAAAACTTTTGCCATGGGACTTGTACTTG TGATTGCCGTTATAGCCGCGACCCTGTTCCCGCTCTGGCCAGCCGAGATGCGTGTCGGTGTTTATTACCTCAGTGTGGGCGCCGGCTGCTTTGTCGCCAGTATTCTGCTCCTGGCCGTCG CTCGCTGCATCCTTTTCCTTATCATCTGGCTCATCACTGGAGGAAGGCATCACTTCTGGTTCCTGCCAAACCTTACAGCAGATGTGGGATTCATTGACTCCTTCAGGCCCCTGTACACACACGAATACAAAGGACCAAAAGCAGACttaaagaaagaggaaaaagcagaatccaaaaagcagcaaaaatacGACAGCGAGGAGAAATCAGACAgtgagaagaaggaagaggaggatggaaAGACAGAAGGCACAAGGAACTCGGGAACAGACGGCTCAGGAGGAGAGCGACATTCAGACACTGACAGTGACAGGCGCGAAGATGACAGGTCCCAGCACAGTAGTGGCAATGGAAACGACTTTGAAATGATCACAAAAGAGGAACTGGAACAGCAAACAGATGAAGGGGAttgtgaggaggaagaggaggaagataCCGAAAGTGGGCCTTCACATGGAAAATCATAA